TGCGTCGTGCTGCAGGCGAAGAACGCGCAGAGCGACGGCTACGAAGCGGTGCAGCTCGGCCTGGTCGAGGACAAGCCGGCCAAGGTGAACAAGGCGCTGGGCGGCCACTACAAGAAGGCCGGCAACGTGCCGCCGACGCGGGTGCGCCGCGAGGTGAAGGTGGCGGCGGGCGGCGAGGTCGCGCTGAAGGCGGGCGATCAGGTGCTGGTCGGCGGCGTCTTCAAGGACGGCGAGCGCGTGGACGTCATCGGTCTCAGCCGCGGCAAGGGCTTCCAGGGCGTGGTCAAGCGCCACAACTTCCGTGGCGGCGCGGCGACGCACGGCTCGATGTTCCATCGCGCGCCCGGATCGATCGGCGCCTCGTCGTTTCCCTCGCGCGTCGTGAAGGGGATGCGGGCGGCGGGCCGGATGGGCGGCGATCGCGTCACCGTGCGCAACCTGAAGGTGGTGCAGGTGGACGGCGACAACAACCTGCTGCTGATCCGCGGCGCCGTACCGGGCGCGCCGGGCACCTACATCATGGTGCGCAAGGCGGTCGCGGCGAAGCGGGAGCCGGCGCCGCAGGTCGAGAAGCCGGGCAAGACCACCGTCGCGAAGAAGGCCGCGGCCAAGGGCAAGAAGTAGCAGCTGGGACGCTGAGATGAAGATAGACGTTGTGAACAGCGAGAAGGCCACCGTGGGCAGCCTCGATCTCAAGGACGAGATCTTCGGCGGCCGCGTGAAGACCGATCTGATCTGGGAGGCGGTCGTCCAGGAGAACGCGGCGGAGCGCCGCGGCACCCATGCGACGAAGAACCGCGCCCTGGTCAGCGGCTCGGGCAAGAAGCCGTGGCGCCAGAAGGGCACCGGGCGGGCGCGCGTCGGCGAGATCCGCAATCCGCTGTGGCGCAAGGGGGGCACCGTGTTCGGCCCTCAGCCGCGCAGCTACGACTACGCGCTGCCGCGCAAGGTGAAGCTCGGCGCGCTGCGCTCGGCGCTGGCCGCCAAGCTGGCGGACGGCACGCTGACCGTGGTCGACAAGCTGGCGGCCGGCGCGGACAAGAAGACCAAGGCCACCGCGGCGATGTTCAGGACGCTCGGCGCGCGCGGCAAGACGCTGGTGATCGACGTGACCCACGACGAGGCGTTCACGCGAACGGCGCGCAACATCGCGGGCGTCACGTTGAAGGACAGCGCCCGGGTCACGGCCCGCGACGTGATCGACACGGATCATGTGATCGCCACGAAGGCGGCGCTCGAGAAGCTGCAGGACAGCCTGGGATAGCTGCGGGAAACGGTCATGAAACAGACAGAGATTATCCGCCGTCCGCTGATCACCGAGAAGACCACGCTGCTGCGCGAAGACGGGCGCACGCTGGTGTTCGAGGTGGCGCCGGGCGCGACCAAGATCGACATCAAGCGCGCCGTCGAGAAGCTGCTCGGCGCCAAGGTGGCAGGGGTGCGCACGGCGCTGGCGCACGGCAAGGTGAAGCGCCAGGGGCGCTTCGTCGGCCAGCGGTCGGACTGGAAGAAGGCGTATGTAAAGCTCAAGGAAGGCGAAAAGATTCCTGAGTTCTTGGAGGGCGCCTAGGCCAACGTCCAGTTCCCACTGCCCAGCTCCCAACCTGCAGACGACGTTGGGAATTGGCAGCTGGTCGTCGGGAATTGACAGCGACAGGGTTTTATATGCCGATCAGAAAATACAAGCCGACGTCACCCGGCCGGCGGTTTCAAACCGTCCAGACGTTCGACGACATCACCACCACCGAGCCGTACAAGCCGCTCGTCGAGCCGCTGAAGCGGACCGGCGGTCGCGACAACCACGGCGAGCTCACCTCGTGGTGGCGCGGCGGCGGGCACAAGCGCAACTACCGCGTGATCGATTTCAAGCGCGACAAGCGCAACATCCCGGCGACGGTGTCGACCATCGAGTACGACCCGAACCGCTCGGCGCGGATCGCGCTGCTGACCTACGCCGACGGCGAGAAGCGCTACATCCTGCACCCGGTCGGCCTCACCGTGGGGACGACGATCGTGGCGGGAGACAACGTCGACATCCTGCCGGGCAACTCGCTGCCGCTGAAGAGCATTCCGCTGGGCACCATGGTGCACAACGTGGAGCTGCGGCCGGGCCGCGGCGGCCAGATCGCGCGCAGCGCCGGGTCGGGCGTCCAGGTCGTCGCCCGTGAAGGGGAGTACGCGTCGGTCAAGATGCCGTCGGGCGAGATCCGCAAGATCAACATCGAGTGCTACGCCACCATCGGCCAGGTCGGCAACATCGATCACGAGAACGTGTCGATCGGCAAGGCGGGGCGCAGCCGCTGGCTGGGCATCCGGCCGCACGTCCGCGGCGTGGCGATGAATCCGGTCGACCATCCGCTCGGCGGCGGTGAAGGCAAGACGTCGGGCGGCCGCCACCCGGTGTCGCCGTGGGGCGTGCCGACCAAGGGGTACAAGACGCGCAACGCCAAGCGGACCGATCGGTTCATCGTCACGCGGAGACCGAAGTAGCAGCCTTCGGCTGCCAGCCGCCAGCCCCCGGCTGCCAGCCGGTTGTGGCGAGGCCAGAGCTGGAAGCCGGGAGCTGGTAGCTGGGAACTGGTAACGGATATGAGTAGATCGCTGAAAAAAGGACCTTTTGTCGACGTCCCCCTCCTCGAAAAAGTCGAGGTGATGAACCGCAGCGGCGACAAGAAGGTCATCAAGACCTGGTCGCGCCGCTCGACGGTCATCCCCGAGATGGTGGGACACACGATCGCGGTGCACAACGGGCGGAAGTTCATCCCGGTGTACGTGACCGAGAACATGGTCGGGCACAAGCTCGGCGAGTTCGCGCCGACGCGGCTGTTCAAGGGACACACCACCAAGGCCGACAAGGCCGCGGCGGTGGCGCCGGCGGCGGGCGCGCCCGCGGGCGGCGGCAAGGGAGGCGCGTAATGGCAATCGAGGCCCACGCCACCGCGAAGTACGTGCGCACCTCGGCGCAGAAGGCCGGGCTGGTGCTGGATCTGATT
This genomic interval from Vicinamibacterales bacterium contains the following:
- the rplB gene encoding 50S ribosomal protein L2 — encoded protein: MPIRKYKPTSPGRRFQTVQTFDDITTTEPYKPLVEPLKRTGGRDNHGELTSWWRGGGHKRNYRVIDFKRDKRNIPATVSTIEYDPNRSARIALLTYADGEKRYILHPVGLTVGTTIVAGDNVDILPGNSLPLKSIPLGTMVHNVELRPGRGGQIARSAGSGVQVVAREGEYASVKMPSGEIRKINIECYATIGQVGNIDHENVSIGKAGRSRWLGIRPHVRGVAMNPVDHPLGGGEGKTSGGRHPVSPWGVPTKGYKTRNAKRTDRFIVTRRPK
- a CDS encoding 50S ribosomal protein L23 — encoded protein: MKQTEIIRRPLITEKTTLLREDGRTLVFEVAPGATKIDIKRAVEKLLGAKVAGVRTALAHGKVKRQGRFVGQRSDWKKAYVKLKEGEKIPEFLEGA
- the rplD gene encoding 50S ribosomal protein L4, whose product is MKIDVVNSEKATVGSLDLKDEIFGGRVKTDLIWEAVVQENAAERRGTHATKNRALVSGSGKKPWRQKGTGRARVGEIRNPLWRKGGTVFGPQPRSYDYALPRKVKLGALRSALAAKLADGTLTVVDKLAAGADKKTKATAAMFRTLGARGKTLVIDVTHDEAFTRTARNIAGVTLKDSARVTARDVIDTDHVIATKAALEKLQDSLG
- the rpsS gene encoding 30S ribosomal protein S19 gives rise to the protein MSRSLKKGPFVDVPLLEKVEVMNRSGDKKVIKTWSRRSTVIPEMVGHTIAVHNGRKFIPVYVTENMVGHKLGEFAPTRLFKGHTTKADKAAAVAPAAGAPAGGGKGGA
- the rplC gene encoding 50S ribosomal protein L3, which encodes MVNGIIGRKVGMTQLFAADGTVTPATVVKAGPCVVLQAKNAQSDGYEAVQLGLVEDKPAKVNKALGGHYKKAGNVPPTRVRREVKVAAGGEVALKAGDQVLVGGVFKDGERVDVIGLSRGKGFQGVVKRHNFRGGAATHGSMFHRAPGSIGASSFPSRVVKGMRAAGRMGGDRVTVRNLKVVQVDGDNNLLLIRGAVPGAPGTYIMVRKAVAAKREPAPQVEKPGKTTVAKKAAAKGKK